The sequence below is a genomic window from Nicotiana tomentosiformis chromosome 6, ASM39032v3, whole genome shotgun sequence.
tcaaattttccgGCGAGAATGGATCAAAGCCACATGAAATTAATAGCTTGTCGTTCGCTAGATGAATGGTTTATGAGAAATGTCCCCTTTCAATTCCAAATGAAAATGACCTGTtaatatttgacttttgtgtaccTTTAGTTAAAAGCTAAGGGAAAGggggaaaaaaagagtacaatttGATTGTTAGGAGAAGTGTTTATGTCCTCATATCAAGAGCCAAACTTCACGACTCTACTGGCCTCTTTCTAAGACGTTTAGTTTAATCTAATAAGTATTACTCCGATTTTTAGATCTAACGCCTTTGGATTTTGTAAGACTTTGCACAGATTTAAGAAGAAGACAACTTATCAACAAGAAGTGCTTGATCCGTGCTCTAAGCCTACGATCAAAACTATACTGTAATACTTTATTCTCTTCGACTTCAAGCCATGAAGTCAAAAGAGAACGAGCTATTATTTGTTTTTTTAGTAAAGAAAATCTAGTCTTTTTGATCTTTATCAAGAGTTCACTTCTTGCGTGAGTCACGATCCAAGTTCATGTTACGTATTGTCTGGTTTGATCCAACAGAATTCATGAATTTATCCCTTGAGCTATGCCATCATTGAGCCCAAACATGCGCGTACCCGGTGAAGTTGTGATATGTCTTATAAAGCTTTTTACTTTCCACTTCCGTTTCGATAAAATTTGCGTAAAATAATATATGCATTCATTCTTCAGAAGCTTGCCAAAGAACTTAACCTGTTGCCTACACGCGAAAGAGAAAAAtcataaagaataaaataaaattggttcctgaattagcaccaaaaactattttgaacactattgattgccaattccCGGCAACAGCGCCACAATTTGACGAGCACAAAATACTCgtacgtgttcgcgaaggcttggggcTGAGGTATTTTGCATTCGCGAGTGGGGAAtcgcattcgtgaaggagagGTTGGGTCTGGAGATTTGGCCTGGTCACAAACCCTAGTTCTTGAGAAATACGGCGAGAAGAAGGAGAAAGAGCTAAAAGCAATCATAGAGAGCACAAAGATTAAGCTTTCATATCTTGATACTTGCAAATAGGAGTGAAAATGAGgaggcggggccgctttgtatagaaattatgattgtgaatatacctccacccgcactCGGGATggttttcccagggcatggacttgcttTACTTACCATGGGCAGCGGCATAGTCATTTTGGCTTTTCCCTTCTGATGGTACGTCCATGGGACGGTTTTGTACTCCCGACTTTCTTTGTCTCCtcctaatatacttggaattaaggGATGATAcacataccaaattgaaggtctacgagtctagtttccaacgcattaaccCGTTCGTCGAtacaacatcggagtagagagatatttatgTTTTTGTGGGTTGTGCCTGGTGTTGGCATTGCTCGTAACACCTGTTGGCTTTTGGCAGCGAAACGGTAGTGCGTCATGCGCACGGTGCCGTGCGCGCGGGGATAAGTTCTCGAACGGCTTCTGACACTTAAAAGGACGCACATCTCTTTGCATTTAATGAGCTTAACACCTATCTCCCATGATTTAATAAACATTATAGCGAGTTACCAAGATAATGAGGgctaaacctcacatgacactccataaagataatgcctcaaaatcttgagagcatgaactgtCAAATAACATTCAAAGcatggttcagttttgaaggggaggtcataaattcttagacggCATAGACGGTTtttgatgtttagatgaatgctataactatttggtattgcatgagtagagtgtacatttcaaaaggcgcactatgttttgaattatggatgtTTCATAGGTATTggggcactctcctggttgatcgactgttgattttAAGATGTTATGTGACACGAAAGAATgggagaagtattcctcgtgggatgatcgtgtatgagagatgtgttagactttcgggcggtggagatgggatcagaaatggtgatttgtgtgttctatggatttggagaatgGAAGTTATCAggagcagattatttcatggtGGTGGACTGTGGAGTCGTGGCctaagctagccagatgatagtatgtattatgattcagtcgtcgtggatttttggagggttatttatctatttgtgggtgaccagagttgatttgggggtccattggtaggcccaagtaggatgtgtattctacaccgagtcggaatagttggctccatactgcgaTTTttaagggatgtgccattcggttgatgttgaacttgcaatacggttctcttccttgagacatatCCCATATTTGGTTAtacggattgcgcagttgtggcttgagttatattgatgtggcgtgtctgtgggatagttatgtttaataatataaggtcattgattctagaatgggtactatcaggtttgaaacGGTATATTTTGGGAGGACggcattgaaagtcggcttagaaagtgattatggttctcgTTGGGGCTAGAAAGCTCCATGACTTAtggatctgataaggggttacgagattctgcgtgtttcttttattatcaacagtgtgtgaatattttggaatgaggtttggcttgatatggggttcaatactagtaccgggttagttggagtagttactgtgatcaggaatggtgctgcgagcatgcaaaatgtgtagtatgttatgtgaatatatatggggttatggttatggcttgatacatcttgttcagactcatacacaGTGTAGATGTGatattcgtgtcttgaaaagaattttggatgttgaAAATTTGATTTCTAAGTTACGGAAAAacgttaaagtaatgatcttcaattgtgttatattgtcaggcctatatggaatagggtgacgtggggttacctccgggtatgtgcgtggtaagatgggatagtgatttggtggcttggaaacaactctaggcacattcgaggacgaacgtatgtttaagtgggggagaatgtaacgacccggccggtcattttgagtattacagcctcgttcccccatctactgctcaatttatgctttacagttgttgtatgacttttcggagtagttggttcgggtccggaaggatttcagagtgaaatgagatacttagtctcataattaaaagcttaagttggaaaagttgaccggatattaacttatatataaacgatatcggatttgaattatgatgattctaatagctccgtacagtaattttgaacttaggagcgtgtccgaaaaattatttggaggtccgtagaattaggattgaaatggcgaaagttgaatttttggaaagtttgaccggggggtgacATTTTGATATtagggccggaatccgattctgaaaattggaatacctccattatgttatttatgacttgtgtgcaaaatttgaggtcaatcagacttgatttgataggtttcggcattgaaggtagaagttggaaattgttagttttcattaggcttgaattggagtgcgatttgtatttttgttgttgtttgatgtaatttgaagtttcgactaagttcatatgatgttttaggacttgttggtatgatttgacgggtcccaAAAGACTTggttgtatttttggatcattggttgagagactagtaaagttaaaaaatttgagagtttgaccatcatcaatatcgggtcaagacgacctcttttcagttgtttgagtgtgcgagcaggtctgtagcatgttttatgattgaaattcatatatggtttgtgtccgagaggtttcggatgagtttcagggtgatttcggatcatttcggagaagtttaagtttgttggtttctggtgaggtactgttcattcacaattgcgaatcattttcgcaattgcgaaaatactgttcactcgcaattgcgaacaatttgtcGTAATTGTGAACATTGTTCATGGGGGGAACTGTTCTTcccaaatgcgaagtttttgtccgcaaatgcgaacctggacaTAATGTTTAAGATCTGAAAATAACGGGATAaatattcttaactcaattttggttaaaatatctgaatccattgttgtttttatccctaaatcagtgaattgggttgaaaatggtagaaatttttaTAGACTTTAactgaggatttggaggtcgagttgatgtcggaatttggtaaaatttatatggttggactcgtggttggacgagcgttcatattttataatttttgtcgagttccgagacgtaggccccacagacgatttttgagctaaatttcggattttgctggaaaattagtattttcttatggaattaattccaataaattttattgactgaatcgaattaattgtggctatattcgaggcatttggaggccaattcacgaggcaaaggcatatagGAATaaggaattacacggtttgaggtaagtaacacttctaaacttggttctgagggtatgaatccccgaattggtgttatacaaactgtttggaggtgatgcacacgaTAGTTgatgagcgtgtggacgtgcaccatagaaattgtgacttgaataaatcctgtgaagttgtaaaaattaaaaaatcatgttattatccgaacattttccacgtgttaaaaaaattgagttgaggcttttattagagatcatgtttaggctacgtgccaatatttttgggacccatagggtcatgttgctgttgaattaattgtttaaagaacaaaaatataaaatatacatttcacacttagttatatttgtccattgtgaggatatttatgggatcgagctgcgcgccgaagcaggccatattggctttatatatattatcattaaatggatcgggactgtccgcctgcagcaggctataatggctttatatattattattatatggatcggggctgcccgcctgcagcaggccttataggctttactatttaaTGGagcggggttgcccgcctgcagcagcccttataggctttattattatacggatcgggactgcccgcctgcagtaggccataaaggctttatatcacgcttgggttgaaggagcccctccggagtatgtacacaccctcagtgagcgtagatgattatatatattcgggatggttttcccagggcatggacttgcttTACTTACCATGGGCAGCGGCATAGTCATTTTGGCTTTTCCCTTCTGATGGTACGTCCATGGGACGGTTTTGTACTCCCGACTTTCTTTGTCTCCtcctaatatacttggaattaaggGATGATAcacataccaaattgaaggtctacgagtctagtttccaacgcattaaccCGTTCGTCGAtacaacatcggagtagagagatatttgtgtTTTTGTGGGTTGTGCCTGGTGCTGGCATTGCTCATAACACCTGTTGGCTTTTGGCAGCGAAACGGTAGTGCGTCATGCGCACGGTGCCATGCGCGTGGGGATAAGTTCTCGAACGGCTTCTGACACTTAAAAGGACGCACATCTCTTTGTATTTAATGAGCTTAACACCTATCTCCCATGATTTAATAAACATTATAGCGAGTTACCAAGATAATGAGGgctaaacctcacatgacactccataaagataatgcctcaaaatcttgagagcatgaactatcaaaTAACATTCAAAGCATGGTTTTAGTCACAAAAAAATATTAAGTAAAAATTTGACTTCTTCAAAATGATAAATATTGATCATGATATTGACACACATATAAAGAATTTTATTCATTTATTCATGATCTtttctaataatatttatttaagtAACAAATTAAATTAACGTATACAAAAAAAACTTATTAGTAATTTGAAATTAGAATATCTTATAAAATTGTTTTTGTCTTAGTAACCATGTATATTATGATTCGTAAtgtagtaataaataaaaatggACAATTTAGTTAATACTTTTATCATAATATTATAATTGATTTCAAAGTTAtaaatattaggaaaaataattaaatgtcaATTTTAtcctatttgaaatttatttttaagggtaaaaagGGTTTATTAATATTTCGCTCTGAATCTTTGTGATTTTATAAtagtttttatatatacttttattgATTAAAGAAATATAACAATATGTATTGTGCTcgcaagaaaaaaaaaattgtcttctTTCTATTAAAATGAACTTGAAAAtagcttttaaatttttttaggaAAGCTCTTAGATCTTCAAAAGCTATGTATTCTTGCTAAAATTGAAAAGTTGATTATATAGAACTTGAACTAAGTTTAATTTGAATATATTGAATGATGATTGGGGAATTTTATAGAGTACAATTTCTCCCTTTATTGAGTTAGCTATATATAGGATCAATATTCATCAATTTACAaaatttaaactttttattttatactCGAATATAACTTTTACTAAGTATATTTACATATTGCGATTAGGTAATTTTACCAAATAATAAAGACGGCTAACCAAAAAGAAAATTGTGTGTGAGATATAAGGCAAAAGAATTTAACCAAAAAGATCTCCTAAACCTAAAAGGTATTTACTACAAAATAAACACATTTAATACTCCAACATAGGGAGTTGAACGTAGGGACGAAAATTTAGTATAGGCAGAattgttttaactacaaaaaAGGTCGAACGAATAGGAAAACATTTAGGCAAAATTTTATTAACTTTCTTAGAGTGTtaataataagagaaatatatttacatatatttttgaatatatcTTGTGGCAATTGACAAATAGGATTCTAGTTTGATAATTCAAAATGAGTTGGAGAAACGTATTGTCAACTACCGAGCAATCGTCGTGCGCACACGTACGTTTTATGACTCTTTCTCTCTGTGTGTTGTATTTATATAAAACAAGGTATCTTTTCATATTTTATGGCAACAAATAGTTCACTTTCACTGTATGCCAACTGGAATATTTCCAATAATAAATCGGGGTACTAGCATTTTACTTATGTCATTTTCCGTTTGATGGAGCCTCGTTTTAAGTCTAATCGTAtagtattgtattattattgtgtactatattattttgatgtatataatatttaaataaattatattGTGTGTCATCGTTTCATAATATCATGCACAAATAATGTAAAGAATAAACTtgaaatattataaagaaaaagtaaggtacggggtgaaattattatataaaaaggtaaggtaaaaaataaattaaaatatgattatttaataataaagaagggcaagatgagagaaaaaaatatGGAAACGatgcgaccacaccaaatcggtcgttccATAAAGTGACACATTTCGTCATTACGTAAtgacggatttaacgatacgatacaataaaatttaagtaacaattaaaacaaatattatatttaaaataacaatagCAACCGGTAACAACCATGCAAACAACCTGTAAGTCTATATAAGGAGTGATATATCTTTGCATCTGTCCCAACATACACACAAAAAGGAACATTTCCAACAATAAATTGTACGGGGTAGCATTTTCCATAAAATGGAACCTTTTTTTAAGTCTATATAAGGAGTTTTATATCGTTGCATCATCTATCCCAACATACAAAAATGGAACTTCCCATCCTTTCCATCTTTCTCTTCTTCATCTCTCTTTTATGGTTCATTATCAAACCATATCTCCATTCTAAGGCGAGAAAGCTACCACCTGGTCCTACTGGTCTCCCAATAATTGGGTCACTGTTAAAGCTAGGTTCTAAACCAAACCGATCATTAGCCGAGCTAGCCAAAATACATGGCCCTCTCATGACTCTAAAGCTCGGCTCAGTCACAACCATAGTAGCCTCCTCGGCCGACATAGCCAAAGAGATCCTCCATAAACACGACGAAACATTCTCAGCACGCATTGTTCCCGTTGCTGTTGCTGCCCAGCCGAACCCAGAAGCAACCCTAGCATGGGTCAACGGCGATCACTTGTGGAAGAAAAAGAGAAGATTTCTTAGCACGCAGATGTTCACTAACCAAAGACTCGATTCGCTCCAAGAACTCCGTCACCAAAAGGCTGCACAACTAGTGAGTCACATAAGGCAGCAAAGTCAAAGGGGTGCAGCTGTTGACATAGGACGTGTTGCTTTTGCAACGACGTTGAATTTAATATCGAATACCGTTTTCTCCATTGACATGGTGGACCCTGAATTCAAGACAGCTCATGAATTCAAGGAATTAGTTTGGACAATTATGGAGGATGCTGGGGTACCTAACTTGTCTGATTATTTCCCGGTTTTAAAGCGGTTTGATTTGCAAGGAGTGAAGCGTCGTATACAGCCAGCATATTTAAGGTTGCATGAAATATTTGACCAAGTAATTCAGAAGAGAGTAGAAGCTAGAGCCAAAGGGGTGCTGAAGACAGGTGATTTCTTGGACGTACTACTTGATCAATTTGAAGAAGCTGATGTGACTGGATTTGGCACAGAGATCAAGCCTCTTATGGTGGTAAgtgcttcttctttttcttttttccttttaaattttatttgaaattcaCCTTATATTCAAATGAAATACTTAGCAGTTTAAGTTATACTTCCTATTTTTCAATTAAGTTGAACCTTTTCGGAGTCCGAGAGTCAAATTGACTAATTTTCgatataaattctttaaattttttttagaaTCTATATAtttagaaattaaataaaaaagtaTTATAAGCCATAACAATTAGcaattcaaaaaatttaaaaattatttcaaaaacaGATATAGTCAAATAACATCCTGTTTGATTTTTCAAATAGTAATAAGTTCATTCTTTTTGAAGTAACGAAAATATATACAATCATAGTTTTTTATACCACTAAGTTAGTCGGATATTTATAGGTAAGCCTTATTTAAATGTAGGACTTATAATCTGAAAAATAAGACAAATTATCTATTACATCAGGTAAATATAATCTGGTGTAAAAATTCTTTACACTAAGAATGTATAACTTAAACTCAaacaatattatttatttttgtgtTGATTTTGGGTGCGAGGGGAAAATATTATCAAACGTCAAATTCGTTTACACAAAGAATGTATAACTTAAACTCAGACAATATATTGTTCGAACATATAATCGTAAATTTCCTTTTTACTCTATTTGGTATAGCCTACGTTTCAGCTTATGCAAACCTATTTTCTTTTCAATCAGTTTACAAAAGAGTGATttctttataaatttaaaaataatttaatttaaacttACAGTTTTACCATGATGACATGCTTTAGATCAGAAGTGCTAAAaatcaaatttaaatttttttatttctttcttaaatttcgAGTCGAATCAAATATATTTGCATAAattaaaatagaaggaataaaatattttaagttaACGTGGGCGTAGATCATGAAGTTATCACTCCGTAGAGATTGATCAGAAACAAGTTATGTAGTGATAAAGTAACGCAAAAATTAATTATGCAACGATTGAAATGTAGACATTTTTTTTTATCGAGTGTTTGAATCTTTATATTAGGAAGGGAATATATAGGGTAAAATTTAAATATATGAATCTTTTTAAACATAATAATTGAAATGGTGTTGATGATCGATTTGTGGAAAAGATAAAGACTAATTCTATCTTTTGATATTTAAAACATATTAACTAATTCATGCATTGTCATCCACTATATAGTAGGTATAACATAACAGATCAATTGGTGTATTAAATTAAAAAGGAGTTAGCTATAATGGATTTAAAATATAAATCAATCATGTAAAAAAATCAATACTATTTTTTATATCATGATTATATTATCTAAAACTTCAAACCAAACGAGCTCTTATTGGTCTAGTAAGTAGTTGTCATCCAGCTGGGCTCCAAGTCTCCTAGATTCCTCAAATCATTGCTTTTGTATCCTATTTAGGTGACCCGCATTCATAATCGGTTCTAAACAAATAACATATCTCTCCTTTTTAGCCCAAAAAAATATCTTTCTCcttatataaatatatttattttatttttatgtattcttAATAATATGACTTGAGTGCATTTAGATGGAGTATAAAGTTGAAACttaccattatatatatatatatatatataaaatctctAATTTCTGTAGTCAAAACTTTCGCATCAAATGAGACGGAATAAGTATATCAAAACAGTCAAAGTTGAAAAATAAGTGCAATAATACATAAGCAATTTCAAATTCATCAATTTTTTAGCATACATAGTCGTCAGAGCTGAAAAATAAGTACACTGAGCTTCTTTCTTACGAAACACTAGAGAAAATAATAACTTGGAAAAGAGATCACGTGTGACGTACTAGTAAATCTCTAACTATTATCTAGTAAAAATGTAAATTAATTTACTTTCATAAATTAAACTAgactaataaaataaaaataaatttacaaACGTCAATACATATAACTTATATCACTAAggaaattactagttttcaacagtTCAAGAATTACCTGATTATTTCTAATGCATATAATTAATTTTTCAACAATTCAAGAAAGTACGGTATATAAATTATTTCTTATAGCACCATCATCTGTGACTAAAGTGCTACATTTTGTTTATCCTTTTACAAAATAATTTTGCTTTCGGTCGAGCAATTGTGAACAAAAGAATTAGTAGTATGTCCAGGAATTTCCCTTCCCTCCACTCCATTAAATAAGGGAAAATTTTAAGAAATAGATATTTCATATTTAGAAAAGTAAATAATACCGTGCGACATAAGTTGTAATAAACACGTGATCAAGTATCCTTGGCGGCGAATaactttttaaattaaaaaaaaaatcttcataAATATTTATGTGGACCAGATTATGTTCTTCTCCATTTCATTTTGGGGCTAAGTACCTAATTTGTACAGCACATTTTTAATGATGATGCCTTAACTTTACAGGTTCTTAA
It includes:
- the LOC104117302 gene encoding geraniol 8-hydroxylase-like produces the protein MELPILSIFLFFISLLWFIIKPYLHSKARKLPPGPTGLPIIGSLLKLGSKPNRSLAELAKIHGPLMTLKLGSVTTIVASSADIAKEILHKHDETFSARIVPVAVAAQPNPEATLAWVNGDHLWKKKRRFLSTQMFTNQRLDSLQELRHQKAAQLVSHIRQQSQRGAAVDIGRVAFATTLNLISNTVFSIDMVDPEFKTAHEFKELVWTIMEDAGVPNLSDYFPVLKRFDLQGVKRRIQPAYLRLHEIFDQVIQKRVEARAKGVLKTGDFLDVLLDQFEEADVTGFGTEIKPLMVDLFIAGSDTSAITTEWAMAELLRKPQVLNKVREEILQQIGTERPVKESDIEKLPYLQAVVKEAMRLHPAVSLLLPHKAQNDIQVLGYTVPKNTQVLVNAWAIGRDPKSWDKPLEFMPERFIKSSVDYKGRDFEFIPFGAGRRICPGMPLAIRMVNLMLASIIQPFSWKLPDGMAPEKLNMDEQFGVSLRKAVPLVAIPIMEENKVIV